The proteins below come from a single Zhouia spongiae genomic window:
- a CDS encoding outer membrane beta-barrel protein translates to MKVYIYHIKYLTGVAICLLGCRYAEAQQRKLELSVTSGSTVSWISQELKVGETKNKNGVLFGLRSSLYLNDNWSLGLEVEYQSYRSDVRLNNVRDSYNTTDFDQEPFEFRYTANSYNEVQRIENINVPVTLQYETDGRKVRFYALTGVKAGFVINGTTQTRIGSLVTSGYYPQYNAELFNPKFMGFGTFNNVKSAQKDLDAKMAWSATFESGIKCFLNKKNAVYFGLFFDVGMNYIVDNEPTAKQLIVYPSDEYPVDLQYNSLSNTPYAEKMRLSSFGLKMRYSFFND, encoded by the coding sequence ATGAAAGTATATATATATCATATAAAATATTTAACAGGAGTTGCGATATGTTTGCTGGGTTGTCGGTATGCAGAAGCACAGCAAAGAAAACTGGAACTGTCAGTAACCTCCGGTAGTACTGTCAGTTGGATTTCTCAGGAATTAAAAGTCGGAGAAACAAAGAATAAAAACGGGGTTTTATTTGGTTTAAGAAGTTCTTTATACCTGAATGATAACTGGAGCCTTGGGTTGGAAGTCGAATATCAGTCATACAGATCTGATGTTCGTTTAAACAATGTCAGGGACAGTTATAATACTACAGATTTTGACCAGGAACCGTTTGAATTCAGATATACGGCCAATAGTTACAATGAAGTTCAAAGAATAGAGAATATAAATGTTCCTGTAACGCTGCAATATGAAACAGATGGAAGGAAAGTCAGGTTTTACGCTCTAACAGGGGTCAAGGCTGGGTTCGTTATAAATGGCACTACCCAGACCCGTATAGGCTCACTCGTTACCAGTGGCTATTATCCTCAGTACAATGCTGAATTATTTAATCCAAAGTTTATGGGATTCGGGACATTTAATAATGTTAAATCTGCCCAAAAAGATCTGGATGCCAAAATGGCCTGGTCTGCTACGTTTGAATCGGGAATCAAATGCTTTTTAAATAAAAAGAACGCTGTTTATTTTGGGTTGTTCTTTGATGTAGGTATGAACTATATTGTTGATAATGAACCAACGGCAAAGCAGCTCATCGTATACCCTTCTGATGAGTATCCTGTTGATTTACAATATAACTCTTTAAGCAATACCCCTTATGCTGAAAAGATGAGGCTTTCTTCGTTTGGTTTAAAAATGAGGTATTCGTTCTTTAATGATTAA